One stretch of Oryzias latipes chromosome 7, ASM223467v1 DNA includes these proteins:
- the tpx2 gene encoding targeting protein for Xklp2 isoform X3 yields MTENEPGASELYEFDAPSHVENFMELVNAETDDRWFDERASGEDGNLVTPLKPDLMQHKGAEAAVTPPTAPDCSSGQTTSPPPNIVTSWGAETRKAARARTAVKEHPAQPSRVLKRKRMTNTQTAPPVKKSKETPIAQKDSATQLGCRRSARLNAPAANASHGAVPSTVKKDRLVSSEELEMERIKNLQREVALHRMQNEASYKAALAGNPPPKKAVLSTTVPKDFHFSTDGRIKAPTSIQSSKTEVDFVHQLRKPASPAKARRGATMPKPFNLSAGNKRKEEESDAYVPMAQQIKQFEKKTPVRYHMHSRRIQEKVKASHLKLTQPHSPHLMTRQRSRPTSVKSSVELEAEEMEKQKKFKIKALELNKKILEGAEELRKPPVKEPTVPQGFELELERRLQQRQATKKSEDEEKPHNFKANPLPKKVLDGVVGLPEKKVLHPTVPESPAFALKKRIRVERKAEEVKQPSPVKAPPVPHFGLPFQPRLPEDHHLDVCPFSFEERERERRALKERKLEEMRNQEVPQFKAQPLPDFDTVVLPEKKKLEPTKPEPFKLLIDERGAVKSSRWEQMVKEEQKHQEGAAAFKARPNTVIHKEPFRPKKESRPTLVVETFELATERRAKEWQEYERTVSEKEALRARMEVEQRREEEQRIKEEIAMLRQEQVHKAQPIRQYKPVTVKKSEIPLTVPESPNFSDRFRL; encoded by the exons ATGACCGAAAACGAGCCCGGTGCCTCCGAACTCTACGAGTTCGACGCTCCGTCTCACGTCGAAAATTTCATGGAGCTGGTGAACGCAGAGACCGACGACCGGTGGTTCG ATGAACGGGCCTCTGGGGAGGATGGGAACCTGGTCACCCCCTTAAAACCTGACCTCATGCAGCACAAAGGAGCCGAAGCTGCTGTGACCCCTCCAACTGCTCCAGACTGCAGCTCTG GTCAGACCACATCTCCACCCCCAAACATTGTGACGTCGTGGGGGGCAGAAACCAGGAAGGCTGCTCGAGCGAGAACTGCTGTGAAGGAACACCCTGCCCAGCCAAGCAG ggTTTTAAAGCGTAAAAGAATGACCAACACTCAGACTGCACCGCCAGTAAAGAAATCCAAAGA GACCCCCATCGCTCAAAAAGACAGCGCTACACAGCTGGGCTGTCGCAGGAGTGCACGGCTGAATGCTCCAGCTGCTAACGCCAGCCACGGCGCCGTCCCCTCCACGGTCAAAAAAGA CAGGTTGGTGTCCTCTGAGGAGCTGGAGATGGAGCGGATCAAGAACCTGCAGAGGGAGGTGGCCCTGCATCGCATGCAGAACGAGGCCAGCTACAAGGCTGCGCTGGCAGGCA atcctCCCCCAAAGAAGGCGGTGCTTTCCACCACCGTGCCGAAAGACTTCCACTTCAGCACAGACGGCCGCATCAAAGCCCCCACTTCAATACAGTCCTCCAAGACGGAGGTGGACTTTGTCCATCAGCTCCGCAAACCTGCCTCTCCG GCAAAGGCCAGACGAGGAGCCACCATGCCCAAACCTTTCAACTTGTCAGCGGGTAACAAGAGGAAGGAGGAAGAGTCTGATGCCTACGTGCCCATGGCCCAGCAGATCAAGCAGTTTGAGAAGAAAACCCCCGTCCGCTATCACATGCACAGCCGCAGAATCCAGGAGAAAG TGAAAGCAAGCCACCTGAAGCTCACCCAGCCCCACTCCCCCCACCTGATGACGCGGCAGAGAAGCAGACCCACCTCAGTGAAGAGCAGCGTTGAGCTGGAGGCAGAGGAGATGGAAAAGCAGAAGAA GTTCAAAATCAAAGCTCTGGAGCTGAACAAGAAGATCCTGGAGGGAGCAGAGGAGCTGAGGAAGCCGCCGGTGAAGGAGCCAACCGTACCTCAAGGCTttgagctggagctggagaggAGGCTCCAGCAGAGGCAGGCCACCAAGAAGAGCGAGGATGAGGAGAAGCCCCACAACTTCAAAGCCAACCCTCTGCCCAAAAAGGTCCTGGACGGGGTTGTG GGCCTACCTGAGAAGAAGGTGCTGCATCCCACTGTGCCGGAATCGCCTGCTTTTGCCCTCAAGAAGAGGATCCGTGTGGAACGGAAGGCTGAAGAG GTAAAGCAGCCCTCTCCTGTGAAGGCGCCGCCGGTGCCTCACTTTGGCCTACCGTTCCAGCCCCGCCTCCCAGAGGACCACCACCTGGACGTGTGTCCTTTCTCATTTGAGGAGAGAGAGCGGGAGAGGCGGGCGTTAAAGGAGAGGAAGCTTGAGGAAATGAGAAACCAGGAG GTCCCACAGTTCAAGGCGCAGCCGCTGCCGGACTTTGACACCGTGGTTCTTCCTGAGAAGAAGAAGCTTGAGCCCACTAAGCCAGAACCCTTCAAGCTGCTGATCGATGAACGTGGAGCCGTGAAGAGCAGCCGCTGGGAGCAAATG gtgaaggaggagcagaagcacCAGGAGGGGGCAGCAGCATTCAAGGCCCGGCCCAACACAGTCATTCATAAAGAACCCTTCAGGCCCAAGAAGGAGAGCCGGCCCACGCTGG TAGTGGAAACCTTTGAGCTGGCAACGGAGCGGCGGGCCAAAGAGTGGCAGGAGTACGAGCGCACGGTCAGCGAGAAGGAGGCGCTCAGAGCACGCATGGAGGTGGAGCAGAGGCGAGAGGAGGAGCAGCGGATCAAAGAGGAGATTGCCATGCTGCGGCAGGAACAG GTCCATAAGGCTCAGCCCATCCGGCAGTACAAACCCGTGACGGTGAAGAAGAGCGAGATCCCCCTCACGGTTCCAGAGTCGCCCAATTTCTCCGACCGCTTCCGCCTGTGA
- the tpx2 gene encoding targeting protein for Xklp2 isoform X2, protein MTENEPGASELYEFDAPSHVENFMELVNAETDDRWFDERASGEDGNLVTPLKPDLMQHKGAEAAVTPPTAPDCSSGQTTSPPPNIVTSWGAETRKAARARTAVKEHPAQPSRVLKRKRMTNTQTAPPVKKSKETPIAQKDSATQLGCRRSARLNAPAANASHGAVPSTVKKELVSSEELEMERIKNLQREVALHRMQNEASYKAALAGNPPPKKAVLSTTVPKDFHFSTDGRIKAPTSIQSSKTEVDFVHQLRKPASPAKARRGATMPKPFNLSAGNKRKEEESDAYVPMAQQIKQFEKKTPVRYHMHSRRIQEKVKASHLKLTQPHSPHLMTRQRSRPTSVKSSVELEAEEMEKQKKFKIKALELNKKILEGAEELRKPPVKEPTVPQGFELELERRLQQRQATKKSEDEEKPHNFKANPLPKKVLDGVVGLPEKKVLHPTVPESPAFALKKRIRVERKAEEVKQPSPVKAPPVPHFGLPFQPRLPEDHHLDVCPFSFEERERERRALKERKLEEMRNQEVPQFKAQPLPDFDTVVLPEKKKLEPTKPEPFKLLIDERGAVKSSRWEQMVKEEQKHQEGAAAFKARPNTVIHKEPFRPKKESRPTLDVHSSTVVETFELATERRAKEWQEYERTVSEKEALRARMEVEQRREEEQRIKEEIAMLRQEQVHKAQPIRQYKPVTVKKSEIPLTVPESPNFSDRFRL, encoded by the exons ATGACCGAAAACGAGCCCGGTGCCTCCGAACTCTACGAGTTCGACGCTCCGTCTCACGTCGAAAATTTCATGGAGCTGGTGAACGCAGAGACCGACGACCGGTGGTTCG ATGAACGGGCCTCTGGGGAGGATGGGAACCTGGTCACCCCCTTAAAACCTGACCTCATGCAGCACAAAGGAGCCGAAGCTGCTGTGACCCCTCCAACTGCTCCAGACTGCAGCTCTG GTCAGACCACATCTCCACCCCCAAACATTGTGACGTCGTGGGGGGCAGAAACCAGGAAGGCTGCTCGAGCGAGAACTGCTGTGAAGGAACACCCTGCCCAGCCAAGCAG ggTTTTAAAGCGTAAAAGAATGACCAACACTCAGACTGCACCGCCAGTAAAGAAATCCAAAGA GACCCCCATCGCTCAAAAAGACAGCGCTACACAGCTGGGCTGTCGCAGGAGTGCACGGCTGAATGCTCCAGCTGCTAACGCCAGCCACGGCGCCGTCCCCTCCACGGTCAAAAAAGA GTTGGTGTCCTCTGAGGAGCTGGAGATGGAGCGGATCAAGAACCTGCAGAGGGAGGTGGCCCTGCATCGCATGCAGAACGAGGCCAGCTACAAGGCTGCGCTGGCAGGCA atcctCCCCCAAAGAAGGCGGTGCTTTCCACCACCGTGCCGAAAGACTTCCACTTCAGCACAGACGGCCGCATCAAAGCCCCCACTTCAATACAGTCCTCCAAGACGGAGGTGGACTTTGTCCATCAGCTCCGCAAACCTGCCTCTCCG GCAAAGGCCAGACGAGGAGCCACCATGCCCAAACCTTTCAACTTGTCAGCGGGTAACAAGAGGAAGGAGGAAGAGTCTGATGCCTACGTGCCCATGGCCCAGCAGATCAAGCAGTTTGAGAAGAAAACCCCCGTCCGCTATCACATGCACAGCCGCAGAATCCAGGAGAAAG TGAAAGCAAGCCACCTGAAGCTCACCCAGCCCCACTCCCCCCACCTGATGACGCGGCAGAGAAGCAGACCCACCTCAGTGAAGAGCAGCGTTGAGCTGGAGGCAGAGGAGATGGAAAAGCAGAAGAA GTTCAAAATCAAAGCTCTGGAGCTGAACAAGAAGATCCTGGAGGGAGCAGAGGAGCTGAGGAAGCCGCCGGTGAAGGAGCCAACCGTACCTCAAGGCTttgagctggagctggagaggAGGCTCCAGCAGAGGCAGGCCACCAAGAAGAGCGAGGATGAGGAGAAGCCCCACAACTTCAAAGCCAACCCTCTGCCCAAAAAGGTCCTGGACGGGGTTGTG GGCCTACCTGAGAAGAAGGTGCTGCATCCCACTGTGCCGGAATCGCCTGCTTTTGCCCTCAAGAAGAGGATCCGTGTGGAACGGAAGGCTGAAGAG GTAAAGCAGCCCTCTCCTGTGAAGGCGCCGCCGGTGCCTCACTTTGGCCTACCGTTCCAGCCCCGCCTCCCAGAGGACCACCACCTGGACGTGTGTCCTTTCTCATTTGAGGAGAGAGAGCGGGAGAGGCGGGCGTTAAAGGAGAGGAAGCTTGAGGAAATGAGAAACCAGGAG GTCCCACAGTTCAAGGCGCAGCCGCTGCCGGACTTTGACACCGTGGTTCTTCCTGAGAAGAAGAAGCTTGAGCCCACTAAGCCAGAACCCTTCAAGCTGCTGATCGATGAACGTGGAGCCGTGAAGAGCAGCCGCTGGGAGCAAATG gtgaaggaggagcagaagcacCAGGAGGGGGCAGCAGCATTCAAGGCCCGGCCCAACACAGTCATTCATAAAGAACCCTTCAGGCCCAAGAAGGAGAGCCGGCCCACGCTGG ACGTTCATTCTTCTACAGTAGTGGAAACCTTTGAGCTGGCAACGGAGCGGCGGGCCAAAGAGTGGCAGGAGTACGAGCGCACGGTCAGCGAGAAGGAGGCGCTCAGAGCACGCATGGAGGTGGAGCAGAGGCGAGAGGAGGAGCAGCGGATCAAAGAGGAGATTGCCATGCTGCGGCAGGAACAG GTCCATAAGGCTCAGCCCATCCGGCAGTACAAACCCGTGACGGTGAAGAAGAGCGAGATCCCCCTCACGGTTCCAGAGTCGCCCAATTTCTCCGACCGCTTCCGCCTGTGA
- the tpx2 gene encoding targeting protein for Xklp2 isoform X1 → MTENEPGASELYEFDAPSHVENFMELVNAETDDRWFDERASGEDGNLVTPLKPDLMQHKGAEAAVTPPTAPDCSSGQTTSPPPNIVTSWGAETRKAARARTAVKEHPAQPSRVLKRKRMTNTQTAPPVKKSKETPIAQKDSATQLGCRRSARLNAPAANASHGAVPSTVKKDRLVSSEELEMERIKNLQREVALHRMQNEASYKAALAGNPPPKKAVLSTTVPKDFHFSTDGRIKAPTSIQSSKTEVDFVHQLRKPASPAKARRGATMPKPFNLSAGNKRKEEESDAYVPMAQQIKQFEKKTPVRYHMHSRRIQEKVKASHLKLTQPHSPHLMTRQRSRPTSVKSSVELEAEEMEKQKKFKIKALELNKKILEGAEELRKPPVKEPTVPQGFELELERRLQQRQATKKSEDEEKPHNFKANPLPKKVLDGVVGLPEKKVLHPTVPESPAFALKKRIRVERKAEEVKQPSPVKAPPVPHFGLPFQPRLPEDHHLDVCPFSFEERERERRALKERKLEEMRNQEVPQFKAQPLPDFDTVVLPEKKKLEPTKPEPFKLLIDERGAVKSSRWEQMVKEEQKHQEGAAAFKARPNTVIHKEPFRPKKESRPTLDVHSSTVVETFELATERRAKEWQEYERTVSEKEALRARMEVEQRREEEQRIKEEIAMLRQEQVHKAQPIRQYKPVTVKKSEIPLTVPESPNFSDRFRL, encoded by the exons ATGACCGAAAACGAGCCCGGTGCCTCCGAACTCTACGAGTTCGACGCTCCGTCTCACGTCGAAAATTTCATGGAGCTGGTGAACGCAGAGACCGACGACCGGTGGTTCG ATGAACGGGCCTCTGGGGAGGATGGGAACCTGGTCACCCCCTTAAAACCTGACCTCATGCAGCACAAAGGAGCCGAAGCTGCTGTGACCCCTCCAACTGCTCCAGACTGCAGCTCTG GTCAGACCACATCTCCACCCCCAAACATTGTGACGTCGTGGGGGGCAGAAACCAGGAAGGCTGCTCGAGCGAGAACTGCTGTGAAGGAACACCCTGCCCAGCCAAGCAG ggTTTTAAAGCGTAAAAGAATGACCAACACTCAGACTGCACCGCCAGTAAAGAAATCCAAAGA GACCCCCATCGCTCAAAAAGACAGCGCTACACAGCTGGGCTGTCGCAGGAGTGCACGGCTGAATGCTCCAGCTGCTAACGCCAGCCACGGCGCCGTCCCCTCCACGGTCAAAAAAGA CAGGTTGGTGTCCTCTGAGGAGCTGGAGATGGAGCGGATCAAGAACCTGCAGAGGGAGGTGGCCCTGCATCGCATGCAGAACGAGGCCAGCTACAAGGCTGCGCTGGCAGGCA atcctCCCCCAAAGAAGGCGGTGCTTTCCACCACCGTGCCGAAAGACTTCCACTTCAGCACAGACGGCCGCATCAAAGCCCCCACTTCAATACAGTCCTCCAAGACGGAGGTGGACTTTGTCCATCAGCTCCGCAAACCTGCCTCTCCG GCAAAGGCCAGACGAGGAGCCACCATGCCCAAACCTTTCAACTTGTCAGCGGGTAACAAGAGGAAGGAGGAAGAGTCTGATGCCTACGTGCCCATGGCCCAGCAGATCAAGCAGTTTGAGAAGAAAACCCCCGTCCGCTATCACATGCACAGCCGCAGAATCCAGGAGAAAG TGAAAGCAAGCCACCTGAAGCTCACCCAGCCCCACTCCCCCCACCTGATGACGCGGCAGAGAAGCAGACCCACCTCAGTGAAGAGCAGCGTTGAGCTGGAGGCAGAGGAGATGGAAAAGCAGAAGAA GTTCAAAATCAAAGCTCTGGAGCTGAACAAGAAGATCCTGGAGGGAGCAGAGGAGCTGAGGAAGCCGCCGGTGAAGGAGCCAACCGTACCTCAAGGCTttgagctggagctggagaggAGGCTCCAGCAGAGGCAGGCCACCAAGAAGAGCGAGGATGAGGAGAAGCCCCACAACTTCAAAGCCAACCCTCTGCCCAAAAAGGTCCTGGACGGGGTTGTG GGCCTACCTGAGAAGAAGGTGCTGCATCCCACTGTGCCGGAATCGCCTGCTTTTGCCCTCAAGAAGAGGATCCGTGTGGAACGGAAGGCTGAAGAG GTAAAGCAGCCCTCTCCTGTGAAGGCGCCGCCGGTGCCTCACTTTGGCCTACCGTTCCAGCCCCGCCTCCCAGAGGACCACCACCTGGACGTGTGTCCTTTCTCATTTGAGGAGAGAGAGCGGGAGAGGCGGGCGTTAAAGGAGAGGAAGCTTGAGGAAATGAGAAACCAGGAG GTCCCACAGTTCAAGGCGCAGCCGCTGCCGGACTTTGACACCGTGGTTCTTCCTGAGAAGAAGAAGCTTGAGCCCACTAAGCCAGAACCCTTCAAGCTGCTGATCGATGAACGTGGAGCCGTGAAGAGCAGCCGCTGGGAGCAAATG gtgaaggaggagcagaagcacCAGGAGGGGGCAGCAGCATTCAAGGCCCGGCCCAACACAGTCATTCATAAAGAACCCTTCAGGCCCAAGAAGGAGAGCCGGCCCACGCTGG ACGTTCATTCTTCTACAGTAGTGGAAACCTTTGAGCTGGCAACGGAGCGGCGGGCCAAAGAGTGGCAGGAGTACGAGCGCACGGTCAGCGAGAAGGAGGCGCTCAGAGCACGCATGGAGGTGGAGCAGAGGCGAGAGGAGGAGCAGCGGATCAAAGAGGAGATTGCCATGCTGCGGCAGGAACAG GTCCATAAGGCTCAGCCCATCCGGCAGTACAAACCCGTGACGGTGAAGAAGAGCGAGATCCCCCTCACGGTTCCAGAGTCGCCCAATTTCTCCGACCGCTTCCGCCTGTGA
- the LOC101160539 gene encoding rho-related GTP-binding protein RhoA-C, with protein MAAIRKKLVIVGDGACGKTCLLIVFSKDQFPEVYVPTVFENYVADIEVDGKQVELALWDTAGQEDYDRLRPLSYPDTDVILMCFSIDSPDSLENIPEKWTPEVKHFCPNVPIILVGNKKDLRNDEHTRRELAKMKQEPVKSEEARDMANRINAFGYLECSAKTKDGVREVFEMATRAALQAKGRKKKGGCILL; from the exons ATGGCTGCAATCAGGAAGAAGCTGGTGATCGTGGGAGATGGAGCCTGTGGGAAGACCTGCCTCCTCATAGTGTTCAGCAAGGACCAATTCCCGGAGGTCTACGTTCCCACCGTGTTTGAGAACTATGTCGCTGACATTGAAGTGGACGGCAAACAG GTGGAGCTGGCGCTGTGGGACACGGCCGGCCAGGAGGACTATGACCGTCTGCGGCCGCTGTCCTATCCCGACACAGACGTCATTCTCATGTGTTTCTCCATCGACAGCCCTGACAGCTTAG AGAACATTCCGGAGAAGTGGACTCCTGAGGTCAAACACTTCTGTCCCAACGTGCCCATCATCCTGGTGGGAAACAAGAAGGACCTTCGCAATGACGAGCACACTCGCAGAGAGCTAGCCAAAATGAAGCAG GAGCCGGTCAAATCGGAGGAGGCCCGGGACATGGCCAACCGGATCAACGCCTTTGGTTACTTGGAGTGCTCCGCCAAAACGAAGGACGGTGTGAGGGAGGTGTTCGAGATGGCCACCAGGGCGGCGCTGCAGGCTAAAGGGCGGAAGAAGAAGGGTGGCTGCATTCTGCTTTAG
- the LOC101173445 gene encoding nudix hydrolase 20, chloroplastic, giving the protein MAAASWSERVLHLLNRMNNFYSTGSCRASCLRFEVDGAQVGWIRPHVASLLSRYPQVFTAPRGGAVSLCQSLDSYEGRSEAVHEVLLALRQEDSLTCLRGWRDERYSVMPRFSDPPVMWMERAATSLFGVKRYGVHLNAYTVSDGGEVSMWLARRSSTKQTYPGLLDNMAAGGLAAGVGIKHTLVKECQEEACVPVDTAMTARPAATVSYTYEDEEGVFPESQFVFDLEVPAGFRPRVGDGEVQDFYLLPIEKVKELLATDDFKPNSAMVVLDFLIRHSLVEPDTEPHYQEFVAGLHQTL; this is encoded by the exons ATGGCTGCAGCGTCCTGGTCTGAGCGGGTTCTCCATCTGCTCAACCGAATGAACAACTTTTACTCTACAG GCTCCTGCCGGGCCAGCTGCCTCAGGTTTGAGGTGGACGGCGCGCAGGTTGGCTGGATTCGACCCCACGTCGCGTCGCTCCTGTCGCGGTACCCGCAGGTGTTTACCGCGCCGCGCGGGGGCGCTGTGTCCCTGTGCCAGAGTCTGGACTCGTATGAGGGCAGGTCGGAGGCTGTGCACGAGGTCCTGCTGGCCCTCAGGCAGGAGGACTCTCTGACCTGCCTCAGAGGATGGAGGGATGAG AGGTACAGCGTGATGCCCAGATTCTCGGACCCCCCAGTGATGTGGATGGAACGAGCAGCTACCA GTCTTTTTGGGGTGAAACGATATGGGGTGCACTTGAACGCGTACACCGTCAGTGACGGCGGAGAAGTCAGCATGTGGCTGGCACGGCGCTCCAGCACCAAGCAGACGTACCCTGGACTGCTGGACAACATG GCGGCTGGTGGACTGGCTGCAGGTGTCGGCATCAAACACACTCTGGTGAAAGAGTGCCAGGAGGAAGCGTGTGTCCCAGTAGACACTGCCATGACCGCTCGACCTGCAGCAACTGTCAG CTACACATACGAGGATGAAGAGGGGGTGTTCCCCGAGAGCCAGTTTGTCTTTGACCTGGAAGTTCCGGCTGGGTTCAGACCCAGAGTTGGGGATGGGGAAGTGCAAGATTTCTATCTGCTGCCAATAGAAAAG GTGAAGGAGCTGCTGGCAACGGATGACTTCAAACCCAACTCTGCCATGGTGGTGTTAGACTTCCTCATCCGACACTCGTTGGTGGAGCCGGATACAG AGCCGCATTATCAGGAGTTTGTGGCAGGACTCCATCAAACCCTGTAG